A region of the Nitrospira sp. genome:
ACCTATGCGGAGCATATCTCTGTGGCAGTGCAGGCCATGGACCGCTTGTTATCGAACCTTCTCGTCTATACCAGACCCGACTGTTCGAGGTTGACCTGGCTGGATACCGAATCGCTGATTCGAGAAGTACTCACGCTGGCGAGCCATGCCATGTCACCGGCGTCGATCGTGGTCCGTTGCGAGGTCGACCCCTGCGTGCCGAAGATATGGTGTGACGGCGGGAAAATGAAACAGGTACTCCTGAATCTTGTGCTGAACGCCGTCCAGGCCATGCCGGAAGGGGGCCGCCTGACATTGTCCGCTCGTATGGCTCCGGAAGACATTTCAGAAGCGCCTGCGATTCAACTCACGGTCAGTGACACCGGCACGGGGATTCCCCTCGAGCTGCAGTCGCGGGTATTCGACCCGTTTTTTACTACGAAAGACCAGGGGACCGGACTGGGGCTCGCCATCGTCCATGCGCTGGTCGAGGCTCATCACGGCCGCATCGATCTGGAGAGCAGACCGGGGCATGGGACTTCATTTGTCATGACATTGCCCCAGGGCCCCATGCAGCAAGCCACGACGGCGGCGCGAAATGCTGCACTGGTCGGACGGTCCGTACAAATCCACCCGATCGCGAATGTCACCGAAGAGGAGACTTACGAATGAGCGTGCAACAGGATCTACAAGGCCCCTCCGCCACCTCCGAAGAAGCTCGGATGGTCCTGATCGTCGATGATGAACCCTCGATGAGAACGGCCCTGTCTGAAACGGTGCGCAGATTGGGCTATCAAGTCCGGGGGGCGATCGACGGCGTGGACGCGATTGAGCAGATTGAACGAATCAAACCGTGGCTGGTAGTGACCGATTTGAAGATGCCTCGCCTGACGGGGCTGGAACTCGTCAAGGCCATCAAACAAAAATCCCCCCAGACCTTCATTGTTCTGATGACCGCCTATGGCACGGTGGAGACCGCGGTGGAAGCGATGAAATACGGCGCGAATGACTACCTGTTAAAGCCTTTCTCGACGGATCTGTTGGAACGAGTGATTCTCAACCTGCAGGCCACCACGGCGACGGACGAGCAGGAAGGGCCAGCCACACTGGAAGCGCGGGCGATTTTGACGCAGGACCCCGGTATGATCCGCCTGCTCACCACTCTGGAGGGTGTCGCGGCGAGTCAGGCAACCGTACTGATCAGCGGCGAGAGCGGAACCGGGAAGGAACTCATGGCCCGTTACATTCATGCGCGCAGTCCGCGCGCACATCGACCCTTCGTCGCGTTGAATTGCGCCGCGCTCCCGGACAGCCTTCTCGAGAGCGAACTGTTCGGCCACGAACGCGGCGCATTTACCGGAGCCATTCAAAAAAAACTGGGTAAGTTCGAAATGGCGCATACCGGGACGCTGTTTCTCGATGAAATCAGCGAAATGAATTTGGGCTTGCAGTCCAAACTTCTGCGCGTCCTGCAAGAGCGCGAGGTCGATCGTATCGGTGGGCGTGAGCCGGTCCCGGTAAATATTCGCGTCATCGCTACAACCAATCGCTCCCTGTATCACGAAGTTACACAGGGCCGATTCCGTGAGGATCTTTTTTATCGACTGAACGTGTTTCCCGTCACGGTGCCTCCGCTTCGTGATCGGTCCGGCGACATTCCGCTGCTGGCGAGACATTTCCTTCGTTCTTCGGCGCAGCGAAACGGGCTCACCATGCCGACGTTGTCCGAGCGCGCGATCGCCGATCTTCAGCAACGCCCCTGGAAAGGCAACGTGCGTG
Encoded here:
- a CDS encoding sigma-54-dependent Fis family transcriptional regulator, with the protein product MSVQQDLQGPSATSEEARMVLIVDDEPSMRTALSETVRRLGYQVRGAIDGVDAIEQIERIKPWLVVTDLKMPRLTGLELVKAIKQKSPQTFIVLMTAYGTVETAVEAMKYGANDYLLKPFSTDLLERVILNLQATTATDEQEGPATLEARAILTQDPGMIRLLTTLEGVAASQATVLISGESGTGKELMARYIHARSPRAHRPFVALNCAALPDSLLESELFGHERGAFTGAIQKKLGKFEMAHTGTLFLDEISEMNLGLQSKLLRVLQEREVDRIGGREPVPVNIRVIATTNRSLYHEVTQGRFREDLFYRLNVFPVTVPPLRDRSGDIPLLARHFLRSSAQRNGLTMPTLSERAIADLQQRPWKGNVRELENVMERAILVATGGAVDVDHLMPGDGTVPVREVEAVDTLVTASAHGSLWEMERDLIFKTLARVKENRTHAAKELGISIRTLRNKLREYRDMGYQVEAEKS
- a CDS encoding PAS domain S-box protein, translating into MTTREVATSNNDLLTRAFHDFDQAATVLQQSYDALTTRLQQMDLELAQTNASLREHLRETEEMRAHVTAVLESLDTGVIVADSQDSVVRCNHATERLLGVSQASLRGRRATEVLEEIRKDRGEYPLVLPTDVTIALSQSDLTDEAGSLIGKLVLIHDVTHIRQLEDRLQRRNRLEAMGQMVGNIAHEIRNPLGSVELFASMLRKDLRDQPHLRTYAEHISVAVQAMDRLLSNLLVYTRPDCSRLTWLDTESLIREVLTLASHAMSPASIVVRCEVDPCVPKIWCDGGKMKQVLLNLVLNAVQAMPEGGRLTLSARMAPEDISEAPAIQLTVSDTGTGIPLELQSRVFDPFFTTKDQGTGLGLAIVHALVEAHHGRIDLESRPGHGTSFVMTLPQGPMQQATTAARNAALVGRSVQIHPIANVTEEETYE